A segment of the Myxococcales bacterium genome:
AGTACCACAGCAAATACAAGACCACGATTGCACTTGCACTCTAGGGGATGGATGTGGGAATCGAGCTTAGCTGGCTGGGACAGTCTGGAGTCAGGCTGAACGCCAATGGCATTGTTCTTTATGTCGATCCCTACCTCTCTGACTCGGTCGAGAATGTCCACGGTCCCGAGTATCGGCGTCAGCGGCCAATCCCGATGGCGCCTGCCGAAGTCGATGACGCCGACTATGTACTGATTACCCACGAGCATCTCGATCACTGCGATCCCGAGACCCTTCCCGCAATCGCCGTCGCTTCGCCCGGGTGTTCGTTTCTGGCGCCCCGGGAACTTCGGAAAACGCTGCTCGGATTTGGCATTGGCGAGGAGAGAATCCTGCCCGCAGACGAGTCTTGGTTATCGCTTGGGCCCGGAGTTCAGGTGCATCCAGTTCCCGCAGCGCACCCGGCCGTGGAACGCGATGGAGACGGTTGCCTCCGCTACTTGGGGTTCGTGATCGATTGTGGGGGAAAGAGGATCTATCACGCGGGGGACACGTCACCCCACGAACACGTGATCGAAGCGCTGAACGCGCTCGCGCCCATTGCTGTGGCCATCTTGCCGGTCAACGAATTCAATTTCTTCCGCAGTCGAAAGGGAATCGTCGGGAACATGAGCGTGCGTGAAGCTTTTGGCCTGGCCGAAGAAATTGGAGCCGAGATGGTGGTGCCTGTTCACTGGGACATGTTTGCGCCGAACTGCACCTACCCTGAAGAAATCGAGTTGATATACGACAAGTTGGAGCCCCCTTTTGAACTCTGTTTCGAACCGTCGGAGTTCTAGGTCAAATTCATGCTGGTGAGCATCATCATTCGCACGCTGGACGAGGAACGGCACCTTCAGTCGTTGCTCGAAGGAATCGAGTCCCAGGAGACTCCGGGTCTCGAGGTTGAAACCGTGCTGGTCGATTCCGGGTCGGAGGATCGAACCCTCGAGATCGCCGAGGAGTACGGCTGCAAGATCGAACACATTTCGCGCGAAGACTTCAGCTTCGGACGTTCGCTAAACCAGGGCTGTGCTCGGAGCCAGGGCGAAATTCTGGTCTTCGTAAGCGGCCACTGCGTCCCCTGCGATGCGCACTGGCTCGCGCGCCTCTGCGAGCCCATCCGGGACGGTCGAGTGCAGTACGTCTACGGAGCACAGTACGCCGGGCCGACGACCCGCTTTAGCGAGGCTCGGTTGTTTGAACGGCAATACCCGGAGACCAGTGCCGTCCCCCAACAGGGAATATTCTGCAACAACGCAAACGCCGCGCTGCGACGCGATGTCTGGGACAAGTTTCAATTTGCGACCCATTGCTCGGGTCTCGAAGACATGGAGTTGGCGAAGCGGATTACTCGAGCGGGTCACGCGATTGGCTATGAGGCCGGGGCCAAGGTCTTCCATCACCACGACGAGCGCTGGAAGGAAATTCGCTGGCGGTTCGAACGCGAAGCCCTGGCACTTCAAGAAATCTTGCCGGACGTGCACATCAGTCGGATGGATTTTGCGCGCTACTTCGTGAGCGCGGTGGCGCACGACCTGGCTCGGGCCCGGGAGCAGGGAATCGCGATTCGCAAACTCCACGAAATCGTTTGCTTTCGCTGGCAGCAGTATCTCGGGTCTTATCGCGGCAATCACAAGCTGCGGATGCTCTCGCGCCGAATCAAGGATCAATACTTCTATCCGAAGCGGATCGATCTCTCCGATCATGTTGACGATGCTCGCCCGGATACCGGAGCCCATCGTGAGTGAAACCGGAACGTCAAATCGAGTTGTCGCGCTACTTCCGATGAAGGCGCACAGTGAACGGCTCTCGGGCAAGAATTTCCGAGAGTTTTGCGGCAAGCCACTGTTTCGCTGGGTGCTCGACGCGTTGCTCGGTGTCGAAGAAATCGATCTGGTCGTAATCAATACCGACGCCCGAGAGATCCTGGCGAGCCACGGTCTGGAGGCGGGCGACCGAGTGCAGATTCGCGACCGCAAGGACGAACTGTGCGGCGACTTCGTCAGCATGAATCTCATTCTCGAAGACGACCTCCGGGCCGTGCCCGCCGACAGCTACCTGATGACCCACACGACCAACCCGCTGCTGAGTCGCGGCACCATCCAAAGCGCACTCGCGAGCTACTTCGAGGGAAAGAAGGAAGGGCTCTGCGATTCGCTCTTCACCGTCAACAGGTTCCAGACTCGCTTCTATCGCGGTGATGGCAGCGCGGTCAATCACAACCCCGAGCAGTTGCTTCGTACCCAGGATCTCGAAGTCTGGTACGAGGAAAATTCGAACCTCTACATCTTCGATCGCGAGAGCTTTGCGCAGACGCACGCCCGCATCGGTAGCGAACCGAAGTTCTTCGAATCGCCGCTCTGCGAGGCGGTCGACATCGACGACGCCGCGAGCTGGCACCTGGCCGAGTTGATCGCACGGGGCATGACGGGAGAAGCCTCGTGAAGATTTTGATCACCTGCCCGCCGATGCTGGGATTCATCGAGCAGTTTGCCCCGCTGATGCGCGAACGGGGCCTGGACTTCGATGCCCCCAGCCTCACCCAGACCATGCCCGAACGAGAACTCGAGAAGTGCATTGGTGATTACGACGGTTGGATCATCGGGGACGATCCCGCGACTCGGGCGGTCTTCCAGGCCGGCGTGCGCGGAAACCTCAAGGCCGCGGTCAAGTGGGGGGTCGGAATCGACAACGTCGATATGGCGGCTGCCCGGGAACTCGGAATCCCCATTGCCAACACGCCGCAGATGTTCGGCGATGAAGTCGCCGATGTTGCGCTCGGATACTTGATCGGACTCGCCCGAGATCTATTCGTCATCGATCGATCGGTTCGCGATGGGGGATGGGATAAGCGCCGGGGAATTTCGCTGTCGGGAAAGTGTGCCGCGCTGGTCGGTTTCGGCGACATCGGTCGTGCACTGGCGCGGCGGTTGGTCGCGATTGGCATGAAAGTCATTGCTTACGATCCAAACTTTGTGCCTCAGCCGGGGCTCGAAGCGATCGAATCCGCAGTCTGGCCGGATCGACTCGAAGAAGCCGACGCGTTGTTGTTCACCTGTGCGCTGAACGAGAAGAACCATCACATGCTCGGTCCGGCAGAACTCGCACGGGTAAATCCCGGCCTGCGTGTCGTCAATGTGTCCCGGGGTGGGCTGATCAATGAATCGGCCCTGATCAGCGCGCTCGAGCAGGAGCGTGTTCACTCCGTTGCGCTGGATGTCTTTGAGACGGAGCCGTTGCCCGAGCGATCGCATTTGCGTGCCTTTGGCGATCGGGTCGTATTTGGTGCGCACAATGCTTCCAATACCGAGGACGCCGTGATCCGCGCAAGCTATCGCGCTCTCGACCTGCTCTGCGGGTTCCTCGGTATTCCGGTCTCGGACACCTCCCCATGAAGACCGCGCTGATCACCGGGGCCGCCGGCGGAATTGGACAAGCGCTCTGCCTGGCGTTTCGCCGGGCGGGATATCGCGTGGTCGGAACGGACCTGAAGCCCGATGCGCACGACGGCAATGACGGTCCGGACTGCGATGCCTTCGTCTGTGCCGATCTCTTGTCGATCGTGCAAGACGAGCAAATCCAATGCGACGTCGTCCAGAGTCTACGAGCAGCACTCGGGACGACGGAATTGACGGTCTTGGTGAACAATGCGGCGCTTCAGGTCGTCGGGCGTGCAGCAGACCTGACCGTTCGCGACTGGCAGCGCAGTCTCGACACCAACGTCGTCGCCCCCTTTGCGTTGATCCAAGGGCTGTTGCCCGAACTCAAGAGGGCGCGGGGCTCGGTGGTGAACATTGCGAGTGTTCACGCGCAGCTCACCAAGCCCGGCTTTGCGGCCTATGCGACGAGCAAGGCCGCGCTGGTCGGACTCACGAAGAGCCTGGCGGTCGATCTCGAGGGTTCGGTACGCGTGAACTGCATCAGTCCTGCGGCCACCGAAACGCCAATGCTCGTCGCAGGTTTCAACGGTCGCGAAGAAGCCCTCGCGCAACTCGCGCAGTGTCATCCGCAGGGCCGGATCGCTGCGCCCGACGAAGTCGCCCGGGTCGCGGTGTTTCTGGCGAGTGACGATGCATCGTTCGTGAATGGCGCGGTCCTCGATGTCAACGGAGGGATCGGGGCCCGGCTCCACGATCCGGAGTAGTTGCGATGCAAAGCCCTTCGTTTCGTCTCCGCAGCTGTCTGCCCATCCTCCTGCTCGCATTGATATTGCGCCTCGCTGGCATTGCGACCGAGTCGTTTTGGGTCGACGAAGCCTTTAGCGCGACCGCGAGCCAGGGCTCTTTGAGCGAGATCCTGGAAACGAACGCGCGGGATACCCATCCCCCGGCGTACTACCTGGGCCTGTCCCTGTGGCGGCAGATGTTGCCGAGCGACGAATCCCAGACGGACCCGACAACCCTGGCCGTCGCCCTGCGCGGATACAGCGTAGTTTGGAGCCTGCTCGGAATTTTTCTGTTGATGGAACTCGCCAGAACCATGGCGGGCAACGGCACCGCGCAATTCGCCGGGATCTTTGCCGCTGTAAACCCGCTCGAGATCTACTTCGCCGACGAAGCCCGTATGTACACCCAGGCGGCTGCCCTTTCACTCGGCTCCGCTCTGGCCTTGTGGCACTGGACGCGCGCTGTGAGAAACGGTGCGGCGGTAGCCGTCTGGTGGAAGGCCGCGGCGGCGTTCGCCCTGTGCGGAGTAGCGTTGCTCTTCACTCACTACGTTGGTGCGACGCTACTCGTGGGACAAGGGATGTTGGCGTTGCTGATCTTTGCGCGGCAAAGAGCGTGGTCCGCCGTTGCCGGTCTGGCGCTCGCGGCCATCGCGGTCGGCTTGATGTTCTCGCCCTGGCTCTTCTACGTCCTGGGATTCCGGGAGTCCCTCGTCAACGAGGTGGGCCTGGACTGGATGCCGTTTCCCGGTGTCGTCGACTACTTCTCCTTCGTCGGTCGCGAGTTCTTCTGGGGCAGGGCGCTCACGATTCATCAGCACGCGCAATGGTGGATTCCA
Coding sequences within it:
- a CDS encoding MBL fold metallo-hydrolase — translated: MGIELSWLGQSGVRLNANGIVLYVDPYLSDSVENVHGPEYRRQRPIPMAPAEVDDADYVLITHEHLDHCDPETLPAIAVASPGCSFLAPRELRKTLLGFGIGEERILPADESWLSLGPGVQVHPVPAAHPAVERDGDGCLRYLGFVIDCGGKRIYHAGDTSPHEHVIEALNALAPIAVAILPVNEFNFFRSRKGIVGNMSVREAFGLAEEIGAEMVVPVHWDMFAPNCTYPEEIELIYDKLEPPFELCFEPSEF
- a CDS encoding glycosyltransferase, translating into MLVSIIIRTLDEERHLQSLLEGIESQETPGLEVETVLVDSGSEDRTLEIAEEYGCKIEHISREDFSFGRSLNQGCARSQGEILVFVSGHCVPCDAHWLARLCEPIRDGRVQYVYGAQYAGPTTRFSEARLFERQYPETSAVPQQGIFCNNANAALRRDVWDKFQFATHCSGLEDMELAKRITRAGHAIGYEAGAKVFHHHDERWKEIRWRFEREALALQEILPDVHISRMDFARYFVSAVAHDLARAREQGIAIRKLHEIVCFRWQQYLGSYRGNHKLRMLSRRIKDQYFYPKRIDLSDHVDDARPDTGAHRE
- a CDS encoding acylneuraminate cytidylyltransferase family protein — protein: MKAHSERLSGKNFREFCGKPLFRWVLDALLGVEEIDLVVINTDAREILASHGLEAGDRVQIRDRKDELCGDFVSMNLILEDDLRAVPADSYLMTHTTNPLLSRGTIQSALASYFEGKKEGLCDSLFTVNRFQTRFYRGDGSAVNHNPEQLLRTQDLEVWYEENSNLYIFDRESFAQTHARIGSEPKFFESPLCEAVDIDDAASWHLAELIARGMTGEAS
- a CDS encoding phosphoglycerate dehydrogenase, whose translation is MKILITCPPMLGFIEQFAPLMRERGLDFDAPSLTQTMPERELEKCIGDYDGWIIGDDPATRAVFQAGVRGNLKAAVKWGVGIDNVDMAAARELGIPIANTPQMFGDEVADVALGYLIGLARDLFVIDRSVRDGGWDKRRGISLSGKCAALVGFGDIGRALARRLVAIGMKVIAYDPNFVPQPGLEAIESAVWPDRLEEADALLFTCALNEKNHHMLGPAELARVNPGLRVVNVSRGGLINESALISALEQERVHSVALDVFETEPLPERSHLRAFGDRVVFGAHNASNTEDAVIRASYRALDLLCGFLGIPVSDTSP
- a CDS encoding SDR family oxidoreductase, which produces MKTALITGAAGGIGQALCLAFRRAGYRVVGTDLKPDAHDGNDGPDCDAFVCADLLSIVQDEQIQCDVVQSLRAALGTTELTVLVNNAALQVVGRAADLTVRDWQRSLDTNVVAPFALIQGLLPELKRARGSVVNIASVHAQLTKPGFAAYATSKAALVGLTKSLAVDLEGSVRVNCISPAATETPMLVAGFNGREEALAQLAQCHPQGRIAAPDEVARVAVFLASDDASFVNGAVLDVNGGIGARLHDPE